A DNA window from Caretta caretta isolate rCarCar2 chromosome 7, rCarCar1.hap1, whole genome shotgun sequence contains the following coding sequences:
- the CHCHD1 gene encoding small ribosomal subunit protein mS37 gives MAAPVYPAWFRRLAAGRQRRAPAVRPTRPLVLANQVANRRLRLGEATCITEMSLLMACWKQNEFSDAACAKEIQTFYDCVAKTDVEHKKRLKQEALGQMGNLSPKTVNKLLRRFPNITDDF, from the exons ATGGCGGCGCCCGTGTACCCGGCCTGGTTCAGGCGTTTGGCCGCCGGGCGGCAGAGGCGGGCCCCCGCCGTGCGCCCCACCCGCCCCCTGGTGCTGGCCAACCAGGTGGCGAACCGCCGCCTGCGCCTGGGGG AGGCAACGTGTATTACAGAGATGTCATTACTGATGGCTTGCTGGAAGCAGAATGAGTTCAGCGATGCAGCTTGTGCCAAGGAGATCCAGACATTCTATGACTGTGTGGCAAAGACAGAT GTGGAGCACAAGAAAAGACTTAAAcaggaggccctgggccagatgGGAAACTTATCTCCAAAGACAGTGAACAAATTACTGAGAAGGTTCCCTAATATCACAGATGATTTTTAA